A genomic region of Mus musculus strain C57BL/6J chromosome 7, GRCm38.p6 C57BL/6J contains the following coding sequences:
- the Vmn1r80 gene encoding vomeronasal 1 receptor, G3 — MAFENIALGIFLFSQITVGMIGNSSILFYYVILKFTGKHLMPKDLIIEHLTVANCLFIISKGIPQTLSDYGLKDFLDDFGCKLIMYIYRITRGMSLYAMCLLSCFQAITISPSNSRWMKFKHRATKYLGPSCSLSWLVHSFLNILTPARVSGPSYSKNTTNRMIYGYCSWFASGNFATALYLFLLCFCDGLCLGLMAYSSVSMVSMLYRHKKQVKHIHRAQDFLKVSPEIRAMKTILILVCTFILSYSFSSMVAIVTAYSKYPELWGVSVFTFLEICFPIFCPFVLISNMKPISNLFLPCFHNNFLKE; from the coding sequence ATGGCCTTTGAAAATATTGCACTGGGAATTTTCCTCTTCTCCCAGATTACAGTGGGAATGATTGGCAATTCCTCAATACTATTTTATTATGTCATATTGAAATTCACTGGAAAACATTTAATGCCCAAAGACCTGATCATAGAGCACTTGACTGTTGCCAATTGCCTGTTTATCATCTCAAAAGGCATTCCACAGACACTGTCAGATTACGGATTAAaagatttcctggatgattttggATGTAAATTGATAATGTATATTTACAGAATAACAAGGGGGATGTCCCTTTATGCTATGTGTCTATTGAGTTGCTTCCAAGCAATCACAATCAGCCCCAGCAACTCCAGATGGATGAAGTTTAAACACAGAGCCACCAAGTACCTTGGTCCCTCTTGCTCACTTAGCTGGCTTGTGCATTCATTTCTAAACATCTTGACTCCGGCAAGAGTGTCAGGTCCAAGTTACAGCAAAAATACAACTAACAGGATGATTTATGGTTACTGTTCATGGTTTGCTTCAGGCAACTTTGCAACTGCACTGTATTTATTCTTGCTGTGCTTCTGTGATGGACTGTGTCTGGGTCTCATGGCCTATTCAAGTGTCTCCATGGTGAGTATGCTCTACAGACATAAGAAACAAGTCAAGCATATCCACAGGGctcaagattttttaaaagtctctccTGAAATCAGAGCCATGAAAACTATCCTCATCCTGGTGTGCACCTTTATCCTCTCTTACTCATTCTCCTCCATGGTGGCCATCGTTACGGCCTACTCCAAATACCCAGAGCTTTGGGGAGTGAGTGTATTTACATTTCTAGAAATATGCTTTCCTATATTTTGCCCCTTTGTACTCATCAGCAATATGAAACCTATTTCCAACCTGTTTCTACCCTGCTTTCATAATAACTTTCTCAAAGAATGA